One stretch of Streptomyces sp. 135 DNA includes these proteins:
- a CDS encoding ABC transporter ATP-binding protein translates to MTTTPFATRATAVAARATDLSKVYGQGETQVVALDHVSVDFGQGEFTAIMGPSGSGKSTLMHCVAGLDSFSSGSVRLGETELSTLKDKQLTKLRRDKIGFIFQAFNLLPTLTALENITLPMDIAGRKPDKAWLEQVIEMVGLSGRLSHRPTELSGGQQQRVAVARALASQPEIIFGDEPTGNLDSRSGAEVLGFLRNSVRDLGQTVVMVTHDPVAASYADRVIFLADGRVVDEMLRPSAEGVLDRMKHFDAKGRTS, encoded by the coding sequence GTGACCACCACCCCCTTCGCCACCCGCGCCACCGCAGTGGCCGCGCGCGCCACGGACCTCTCCAAGGTGTACGGACAGGGTGAGACCCAGGTGGTCGCCCTGGACCACGTCTCCGTCGACTTCGGGCAGGGCGAGTTCACCGCGATCATGGGTCCCTCCGGTTCCGGCAAGTCGACGCTGATGCACTGCGTCGCGGGCCTGGACAGCTTCAGCTCCGGTTCGGTGCGCCTCGGTGAGACGGAGCTGTCCACGCTCAAGGACAAGCAGCTCACGAAGCTCCGCCGCGACAAGATCGGCTTCATCTTCCAGGCGTTCAACCTGCTGCCGACGCTGACCGCCCTGGAGAACATCACGCTCCCCATGGACATCGCGGGCCGCAAGCCCGACAAGGCGTGGCTGGAGCAGGTCATCGAGATGGTCGGCCTCTCCGGACGGCTCAGCCACCGGCCCACCGAGCTCTCCGGCGGCCAGCAGCAGCGCGTGGCCGTGGCCCGTGCGCTCGCCTCGCAGCCCGAGATCATCTTCGGTGACGAGCCGACCGGAAACCTCGACTCGCGCTCGGGCGCGGAGGTCCTCGGCTTCCTGCGCAACTCCGTGCGGGACCTCGGCCAGACCGTCGTGATGGTCACCCACGACCCGGTGGCCGCGTCGTACGCGGACCGCGTGATCTTCCTCGCGGACGGGCGGGTCGTGGACGAGATGCTGCGGCCCAGCGCCGAGGGCGTGCTCGACCGGATGAAGCACTTCGACGCCAAGGGGCGGACCAGCTAG
- a CDS encoding IclR family transcriptional regulator C-terminal domain-containing protein, translating into MPEESVRPLERGLAVLRALAAAEPGQLRAGDLARATGLARSTVDRVVTTLARLGYVRPRGQELHLAPRLMELGNAYLAASGLTGEVAARTARLADELDESVSLAVPDGDGVRFVTQAARRRAMSVAFRIGDLLPPERCAPGALFADAWDEERWAAWRARVAAYPPTRPIRHCRPARRPPAVPELADRVAHARRSGWALDDQLIEPGLIAVAVPVRDAAGRVRYALSAVSHTSRHTAQGLAAAVLPRLRAEAEQLAGLSGTDAPPDADGRAPAREATDPAAAKDELGPGFLQSLARGLAVLRALGGARGEGLPLTALAEATGLPRATARRCLHTLEQAGYAAHDGRLFRPLPRILELGHAALSGLTFAELAEPHLRELADRVRQSASATVLDGTDIRYVARAATVRVMSVHITVGTRFPAYATAMGRVLLAGLPADERERLLTAAPPRALTPRTVTDPGELARVLDRAAAEGHATADQELEDGLRSVAVPVRDAAGRVVAAVNVAQHAGTDPLSRTRDALLPALRATAAAIETDLHIAARFNTVRMS; encoded by the coding sequence ATGCCGGAAGAGTCCGTACGCCCCCTGGAGCGCGGTCTGGCCGTCCTGCGCGCGCTCGCGGCGGCGGAGCCGGGACAGCTGCGGGCCGGCGACCTGGCCCGCGCCACCGGCCTGGCCCGCTCCACGGTCGACCGGGTGGTGACGACCCTGGCCCGGCTCGGCTACGTACGCCCGCGCGGCCAGGAGCTCCACCTCGCCCCGCGCCTCATGGAGCTCGGCAACGCCTACCTCGCGGCGAGCGGCCTGACCGGCGAGGTCGCCGCGCGCACCGCCCGGCTCGCGGACGAGCTCGACGAGTCGGTGTCGCTCGCGGTGCCCGACGGCGACGGGGTGCGCTTCGTGACGCAGGCCGCGCGGCGCCGTGCCATGTCGGTGGCCTTCCGCATCGGAGACCTGCTGCCGCCCGAGCGCTGCGCCCCCGGCGCGCTCTTCGCGGACGCGTGGGACGAGGAGCGGTGGGCCGCCTGGCGGGCGCGCGTGGCCGCTTACCCGCCCACGAGGCCTATCCGGCACTGCCGCCCGGCCCGGCGCCCGCCGGCTGTCCCGGAGCTCGCGGACCGCGTGGCGCACGCCCGCCGGAGCGGCTGGGCCCTGGACGACCAGCTGATCGAGCCGGGCCTGATCGCCGTGGCGGTCCCGGTGCGCGACGCCGCGGGGCGGGTGCGGTACGCCCTGTCGGCGGTGAGCCACACCAGCAGGCACACGGCACAGGGCCTGGCGGCGGCGGTGCTGCCGCGGCTGCGCGCGGAGGCGGAGCAGTTGGCGGGCCTGTCGGGCACGGACGCGCCACCGGACGCCGACGGCCGGGCGCCCGCCCGCGAAGCCACCGACCCCGCCGCCGCCAAGGACGAACTCGGCCCCGGCTTCCTCCAGTCCCTGGCCCGCGGCCTCGCCGTCCTGCGCGCCCTCGGCGGGGCCCGCGGCGAAGGGCTGCCGCTCACCGCGCTCGCCGAGGCCACGGGCCTGCCGAGGGCCACCGCGCGACGCTGTCTGCACACCCTGGAGCAGGCGGGGTACGCGGCTCACGACGGCCGCCTGTTCCGTCCGCTCCCCCGCATCCTGGAGCTCGGCCACGCGGCCCTGTCCGGGCTCACCTTCGCCGAGCTGGCCGAGCCGCACCTGCGCGAGCTGGCCGACCGGGTGCGGCAGTCGGCCTCGGCGACGGTCCTGGACGGCACGGACATCCGCTACGTCGCGCGGGCGGCCACCGTGCGCGTCATGAGCGTCCACATCACGGTCGGCACCCGCTTTCCCGCGTACGCCACCGCCATGGGCCGGGTGCTGCTCGCCGGGCTCCCCGCGGACGAGCGCGAGCGCCTGCTGACGGCCGCGCCGCCCCGCGCCCTGACCCCGCGCACCGTGACCGACCCCGGCGAGCTGGCCCGCGTCCTCGACCGCGCCGCCGCCGAGGGCCACGCCACCGCCGACCAGGAGCTGGAGGACGGGCTGCGCTCGGTGGCCGTGCCGGTCAGGGACGCGGCCGGGCGGGTGGTCGCCGCCGTGAACGTCGCGCAGCACGCGGGCACGGACCCGCTCTCCCGGACCCGCGACGCCCTGCTGCCCGCGCTGCGCGCGACGGCGGCGGCGATCGAGACGGATCTGCACATCGCCGCCCGCTTCAACACGGTACGAATGTCTTGA